In the genome of Aureimonas sp. OT7, one region contains:
- a CDS encoding ABC transporter permease, translated as MNWRGVLAIYRFEMARMWRTIFQSILSPVISTSLYFVVFGAAIGRSIGAVDGIDYGAFIVPGLIMLSLLTQSLSNAAFGIYFPKFTGTIYEIMSAPVSTLEIVAGYVGAAATKSVILGLIILATAFLFVPLRIDHPLLMLFFLVLTAVTFSLFGFIIGIWADGFEKLQLVPLLIITPLAFLGGSFYSIRMLPPFWQDVSMINPVVYLINGFRWSFFGQSDVNIFVSLGMTFAFMLACILVIHRMFATGYRLRP; from the coding sequence ATGAACTGGCGCGGCGTCCTTGCGATCTACCGCTTCGAGATGGCCCGCATGTGGCGCACCATCTTCCAGAGCATCCTGTCCCCCGTCATCTCTACGTCGCTCTACTTCGTCGTCTTCGGAGCAGCCATCGGGCGCAGCATCGGCGCGGTGGACGGTATCGACTACGGGGCCTTCATCGTGCCCGGGCTCATCATGCTGTCGCTCCTGACGCAAAGCCTGTCCAACGCCGCCTTCGGCATCTACTTCCCGAAATTCACGGGCACGATCTACGAAATCATGTCGGCGCCCGTCTCGACGCTCGAGATCGTCGCCGGCTATGTCGGGGCGGCGGCCACCAAATCGGTGATCCTCGGCCTCATCATCCTCGCCACGGCCTTCCTGTTCGTGCCGCTCCGGATCGACCATCCCCTGCTGATGCTCTTCTTCCTGGTGCTGACGGCCGTCACCTTCAGCCTGTTCGGCTTCATCATCGGCATATGGGCAGACGGGTTCGAAAAGCTGCAGCTGGTGCCGCTGCTCATCATCACCCCCCTCGCCTTCCTTGGCGGCAGCTTCTACTCCATCCGCATGCTGCCGCCCTTCTGGCAGGACGTGTCGATGATCAATCCCGTCGTCTACCTCATCAACGGCTTCCGCTGGAGCTTCTTCGGCCAGTCCGACGTGAACATCTTCGTCAGCCTCGGCATGACATTCGCCTTCATGCTGGCCTGCATCCTCGTCATCCACCGCATGTTCGCGACCGGCTACCGCCTGCG